In Paenibacillus sp. BIC5C1, a genomic segment contains:
- a CDS encoding asparagine synthase-related protein codes for MSAIAGIVHTDGQQALWEDSWRLYASLGHVPADTTGVWKGNEAFLSCHAQWITPESVSEQLPLYDEMSGLTITADAILDNREQLADQLSISRAELAGLSDSELILRAYQRWDEHMAEKLLGDFAFAIWDERKRRLFAARDITGMRSFYFRHDGERFAFCTLMNPLLQLEGVHKELNEIWLSEFLAIPDMHDSADIHSTVYRGVSQLPPAHTLSFRDGRLEQKQYHRWDEVEPLKLKSDGEYVEAFREVFGQAVGSRLRTHRQVAAALSGGLDSGAVVGYASGTLRSQGKTLNAYSYVPVSDFTDYTSKTLLADERPFIQSTVNHVGNITENYLDFEGRSPLSEVDTWLDIMEMPYKYFENSFWIRGFYEKASQQDAGILLTGARGNFTVSWGPALDYYASLLKSGRWFRWLREMQQYSERTGMKFSRIAKITGRKAYPELFKSMSKGAAQAASVQLIHPEFASRTGVLERLKSVIVLQGGAQADALKVRAEKFNNLAIANKNGAVATKCSLRYRAWERDPTSDARVIRFCLSVPIEQYVNQGTDRALIRRATSPELPDKVRLNQRVRGVQPADWLHRMIPNWGDFTAELRALCSDSRVAGILNTERIKSALANFPNPRPELASHPDLRLMMHSLIVYRFIRKF; via the coding sequence ATGAGCGCTATAGCAGGAATTGTTCACACCGATGGTCAGCAAGCGTTATGGGAGGACAGTTGGCGTTTATATGCCAGTCTGGGCCACGTTCCGGCGGATACAACGGGGGTGTGGAAAGGTAATGAAGCTTTCCTGAGTTGCCATGCCCAGTGGATTACGCCCGAGTCAGTCAGTGAGCAATTGCCCTTATATGATGAAATGAGTGGTCTGACCATCACGGCGGATGCCATTTTGGATAATCGGGAGCAGCTGGCAGATCAACTGTCCATTTCGAGGGCGGAGTTAGCCGGATTGTCGGACAGTGAACTGATCCTGCGAGCCTACCAGCGATGGGATGAACATATGGCAGAGAAACTGCTTGGCGATTTCGCCTTCGCAATCTGGGATGAGCGCAAGCGCAGACTATTTGCTGCCAGAGATATTACAGGCATGAGATCGTTTTATTTTCGGCATGATGGTGAGCGGTTTGCCTTCTGTACCTTAATGAATCCGTTACTGCAATTGGAGGGTGTACATAAAGAACTGAATGAGATCTGGCTGTCCGAATTTCTTGCCATTCCCGATATGCATGACTCGGCAGATATCCATTCTACCGTCTATCGCGGAGTGAGTCAGCTGCCTCCTGCTCATACGCTTAGTTTCAGGGATGGCAGGTTGGAACAGAAACAATATCATCGCTGGGATGAAGTGGAGCCTCTAAAACTCAAGTCCGACGGGGAATATGTAGAAGCATTTCGTGAGGTGTTCGGTCAAGCTGTTGGATCACGATTGCGAACGCATCGACAGGTGGCTGCTGCTTTAAGCGGAGGGCTGGATTCCGGGGCTGTGGTTGGATATGCCTCAGGAACACTGCGCAGTCAAGGGAAAACGTTAAATGCGTACAGCTATGTCCCGGTGTCTGACTTTACGGATTACACATCGAAAACACTGTTAGCAGATGAGCGACCGTTTATCCAGTCTACGGTTAATCATGTCGGCAATATCACGGAGAATTATCTTGATTTTGAGGGTAGAAGCCCACTTAGTGAAGTGGACACTTGGCTTGATATTATGGAAATGCCTTATAAATACTTTGAGAACTCATTCTGGATTCGTGGTTTTTATGAAAAGGCGAGCCAGCAGGATGCAGGCATTCTATTGACTGGAGCTCGGGGCAACTTCACGGTCTCCTGGGGCCCAGCACTTGATTATTACGCCAGTTTGCTAAAAAGCGGACGCTGGTTCAGGTGGCTCCGGGAAATGCAGCAGTACAGTGAACGAACCGGGATGAAATTCTCACGAATTGCCAAAATTACAGGCCGTAAAGCGTACCCGGAATTGTTCAAATCGATGTCCAAGGGCGCTGCACAAGCCGCATCTGTGCAATTAATCCATCCGGAGTTTGCTAGCCGAACAGGTGTATTGGAACGGCTCAAATCCGTTATCGTTCTGCAAGGCGGTGCTCAGGCAGACGCTCTCAAAGTAAGGGCAGAGAAATTCAACAACCTGGCCATTGCGAACAAAAATGGTGCTGTTGCAACCAAATGCTCTCTTCGTTATCGGGCGTGGGAGCGTGACCCTACGAGTGATGCCAGAGTGATTCGTTTCTGTCTGTCCGTACCGATTGAACAATATGTTAATCAAGGTACGGATCGTGCCTTGATAAGGCGGGCTACCTCACCTGAGTTGCCTGACAAAGTGAGATTAAACCAGCGAGTACGCGGTGTTCAGCCCGCGGATTGGTTGCATCGCATGATTCCCAATTGGGGCGATTTTACTGCCGAATTGCGTGCGTTATGTTCTGACAGCCGGGTCGCGGGCATATTGAACACAGAGCGAATCAAGTCCGCACTTGCGAATTTTCCGAATCCTCGGCCTGAGCTCGCTTCACACCCGGACTTGCGGTTGATGATGCATAGTCTGATCGTGTATCGATTTATCCGAAAGTTCTGA
- a CDS encoding paeninodin family lasso peptide — MEKKEWQAPALEVLEVNQTMAGVGYKQIDWVTVHDADLYDPTS; from the coding sequence ATGGAAAAAAAGGAATGGCAAGCACCAGCACTGGAAGTATTGGAAGTGAACCAAACGATGGCAGGAGTAGGTTACAAACAGATCGACTGGGTTACTGTCCACGATGCTGATCTTTATGATCCAACTTCCTAA